A single Streptobacillus felis DNA region contains:
- a CDS encoding plasmid mobilization relaxosome protein MobC — protein NNCTVHFMVNEEDMNELNRRFALTSFKSKREFYRNSIFKNKIISIDISGAFRKELRELSSLVSRNSANLNQIAKVVNSTGVIYKDDMESIKKTLQVELLFLSEFR, from the coding sequence AAAATAATTGTACCGTTCACTTTATGGTGAATGAAGAAGATATGAATGAGCTTAACCGAAGATTTGCATTGACCAGTTTCAAGAGTAAAAGAGAGTTTTACCGAAATAGTATTTTCAAGAATAAAATTATCAGTATTGATATATCAGGAGCTTTTAGAAAAGAACTAAGAGAACTATCTTCTCTTGTAAGTCGTAATTCAGCTAACTTAAATCAGATAGCCAAAGTGGTAAACAGCACAGGAGTTATTTACAAAGATGATATGGAAAGCATTAAGAAAACTTTGCAAGTGGAACTACTTTTTCTATCAGAATTTAGATAA